From the genome of Phalacrocorax aristotelis chromosome 15, bGulAri2.1, whole genome shotgun sequence, one region includes:
- the SSH1 gene encoding protein phosphatase Slingshot homolog 1 isoform X2, which produces MNLLEFTDFCLTLGPAQCFCCSKKTSPNYLSESFFMVKGAALFLQQGNSSQGQRSLQHPHKHAGDLPQHLQVMINLLRCEDRIKLAVRLESVWTDRVRYMVVVYSSGRQDTEENILLGVDFSSKESKSCTIGMVLRLWSDTKIHLDGDGGFSVSTAGRMHIFKPVSVQAMWSALQILHKACEVARRYNYFPGGMALVWATYYESCISSDQSCINEWNAMQDLESTRPDSPALFVDKPTERERTERLIKAKLRSIMMSKDLENVTSKEIRNELEKHMNCNLKEFKEFIDNEMLLILGQMDKPSLIFDHLYLGSEWNASNLEELQGSGIDYILNVTREIDNFFPGLFAYHNIRVYDEETTDLLAHWNEAYHFINKAKKNHSKCLVHCKMGVSRSASTVIAYAMKEFGWSLEKAYNYVKQKRSIARPNAGFMRQLLEYEGILDASKQRHNKLWKQQAESNLPQNTDGTTGSGDFLLESLDIDLENRLADLDTPSQSAFLDNRAGTEVSVGFNYCFHRLSDTLLENKIPGDREGFFHVEELERDALVERAASLVGQPPSVPSEGRLLETVKAVETAEPLAELSSFSEKEVKKKVDFSPRKGRIVLGPGDHREDSIREENPMEKWKRRLSMHKEESRLNRENLNNNNSKRSCPEDFEHDAVFGILSKVKPSYQSCTDCMYSSASLSPDSFGEQCEKLNPSTARRSTTICTQPALLSHINANLADHLPSKAHSEEAIRTKNNEVLLPLSAGTGTLEAGAGKSLDQHCSILEKGKEAPKTPVKTMLPRRNSHCDKSLLNTEVVKDESLVRKDSKPTKDLKYLFSKDLEKPSANSYLMQHQESLIQLQKAGLVRKHTKELERLKSLPSDASSLLRETPLSRVDSGIVEESGDLISHHGLVPLLGPAPLIPEDAENDVEKLEVKRVLEGISQKTSTPVMCRLEHTSSFTKDFLKTICYTPSSSRSSNLTRSSSSDSIHSVRGKPGLVKQRTQEIETRLRLAGLTVSSPLKRSNSLAKLGCLNLSSEDLSSDMDVSTITDSKEAISSKSSMLCEPQSTLRSADITSKLAAKPAVGNLKNTLWMGKS; this is translated from the exons ATGAATCTTTTAGAATTTACTGACTTCTGTCTGACTCTTGGGCCAGCACAATGCTTCTGCTGTTCAAAGAAAACCAGTCCAAATTA CCTAAGCGAGAGCTTTTTCATGGTGAAAGGCGCAGCCCTTTTCTTACAACAAGGAAACAGCTCCCAGGGCCAGCGAAGTCTCCAGCATCCTCACAAACATGCAG gTGATTtgccccagcacctccaggtGATGATCAACCTCCTTCGCTGTGAGGATAGGATCAAACTG GCTGTCCGTTTGGAAAGTGTGTGGACAGACCGAGTCCGGTACATGGTGGTTGTGTACAGCAGTGGACGACAGGACACGGAAGAGAATATTCTGCTGGGTGTGGATTTCTCCAGCAAGGAGAG TAAAAGCTGCACTATAGGAATGGTTCTTCGACTGTGGAGTGATACTAAAATCCATCTTGATGGTGATGG TGGCTTCAGCGTGAGCACTGCAGGCAGAATGCACATCTTCAAGCCAGTGTCGGTGCAAGCCATGTG GTCTGCTTTACAGATCCTCCATAAAGCCTGTGAAGTTGCAAGAAGGTACAACTACTTTCCAGGTGGGATGGCCTTGGTCTGGGCCACATACTACGAGAGCTGCATCAGCTCCGACCAGAGCTGCATCAATGAGTGGAATGCAATGCAGGACCTGGAGTCCACCCGTCCCGACTCTCCAGCCCTGTTTGTTGACAA gccaACTGAAAGGGAACGAACAGAACGGCTCATTAAAGCCAAACTCCGGAGCATCATGATGAGCAAAGACCTGGAAAATGTGACTTCTAAGGAG aTACGAAACGAGCTGGAGAAACACATGAATTGCAACTTGAAGGAATTCAAGGAATTTATAGACAATGAAATGCTGCTTATACTGGGTCAGATGGACAAACCATCTCTGATTTTTGATCACTTATATCTG GGGTCCGAGTGGAACGCCTCCAACCTCGAGGAGCTGCAGGGCTCAGG CATCGACTACATTTTGAATGTGACCAGGGAAATTGATAATTTTTTCCCCGGTTTGTTTGCATATCACAATATCCGAGTGTATGACGAGGAGACAACAGACCTCCTGGCTCACTGGAATGAGGCGTACCACTTTATAAATAAGGCCAA GAAGAATCACTCCAAGTGCCTGGTGCACTGCAAAATGGGTGTGAGCCGGTCAGCATCTACCGTTATAGCTTATGCGATGAAGGAGTTTGGCTGGTCACTGGAAAAGGCCTATAATTACGTGAAGCAAAAACGCAGCATTGCAAGACCAAATGCAGGCTTCATGAGACAGCTTTTGGAATACGAAGGCATTTTAGATGCGAG CAAGCAGCGCCACAATAAGCTGtggaagcagcaggcagagagcaACCTACCCCAGAACACAGATGGCACCACGGGGTCGGGCGACTTCTTACTCGAAAGCTTAGACATTGACCTAGAAAACCGCCTCGCTGACCTGGACACACCTTCGCAGTCAGCGTTCCTGGACAACCGCGCCGGCACAGAAGTGTCTGTGGGGTTTAATTACTGCTTCCATCGCCTCTCAGACACACTGCTGGAGAACAAGATCCCCGGTGACAGGGAGGGCTTTTTCCAcgtggaggagctggagcggGATGCGCTTGTGGAGCGCGCTGCCTCGCTGGTCGGACAGCCTCCGTCCGTGCCTTCGGAGGGGAGGCTGCTGGAGACGGTGAAAGCCGTGGAGACAGCAGAGCCGctggcagagctcagcagtTTCAGTGAGAAGGAGGTGAAGAAGAAAGTGGACTTCAGCCCCAGGAAGGGAAGGATAGTGCTAGGCCCTGGGGACCATAGGGAGGACAGTATCAGGGAGGAAAATCCAATGGAAAAGTGGAAGCGGCGTTTGTCTATGCACAAGGAGGAGAGCAGGCTTAATAGAGAGAACTtgaataacaacaacagcaaaaggagTTGCCCAGAGGATTTTGAG caTGATGCAGTGTTTGGGATCCTCAGTAAGGTCAAGCCTTCCTATCAATCTTGCACTGACTGCATGTATTCCTCGGCCAGTTTGTCTCCCGACTCCTTCGGGGAGCAGTGCGAAAAGCTGAACCCCAGCACTGCACGTCGCAGCACCACCATCTGCACGCAGCCAGCCCTCCTCTCCCACATCAATGCCAACTTGGCAGACCACCTGCCCAGCAAGGCACACTCAGAGGAAGCAATCAGAACTAAAAATAATGAGGTTCTGCTTCCTCTGTCGGCAGGAACCGGTACTTTGGAGGCTGGCGCTGGCAAATCGCTTGATCAACACTGCAGCattttggagaaaggaaaagaggcaCCAAAAACCCCAGTCAAAACGATGCTGCCCAGGAGAAACTCACACTGTGACAAGAGCCTCCTTAACACAGAAGTGGTAAAAGATGAGTCTCTAGTCAGAAAAGATAGCAAACCTACCAAGGATCTGAAGTACTTGTTCAGCAAAGACTTGGAAAAGCCAAGTGCAAACAGTTACTTGATGCAGCATCAGGAGTCTCTCattcagctgcagaaagcaggctTGGTTAGGAAACACACCAAAGAGCTGGAGCGGTTGAAAAGCCTGCCCTCAGATGCCTCCTCACTGCTCAGAGAGACCCCCCTGAGCAGAGTTGACTCGGGCATTGTAGAGGAAAGTGGGGATTTGATCTCGCATCATGGCCTTGTACCTCTTCTGGGACCAGCACCGTTGATACCTGAAGATGCAGAAAACGATGTGGAGAAGTTAGAGGTGAAGCGCGTCTTGGAGGGGATCTCTCAGAAAACCTCCACGCCTGTCATGTGTCGGTTGGAGCACACGAGCAGTTTCACCAAGGACTTCCTGAAGACCATCTGCTacactccctcctcctcccggaGCTCCAACCTGACACGTAGCTCCAGCAGTGACAGTATCCACAGCGTGCGGGGCAAGCCTGGCCTGGTGAAGCAGCGAACTCAGGAAATTGAGACCAGGCTGCGGCTGGCTGGCTTGACTGTGTCTTCTCCTCTGAAGAGGTCCAATTCTCTCGCCAAGCTAGGATGTCTTAACTTGTCCTCTGAGGACTTATCAAGTGACATGGATGTGTCAACCATAACGGACTCAAAAGAGGCCATTTCAAGCAAGTCTTCCATGCTCTGTGAGCCACAATCCACGCTGAGGAGTGCAGACATCACCTCCAAACTGGCAGCAAAGCCAGCAGTTGGAAACTTGAAGAACACGCTTTGGATGGGCAAAAGTTGA
- the SSH1 gene encoding protein phosphatase Slingshot homolog 1 isoform X3, with protein sequence MVKGAALFLQQGNSSQGQRSLQHPHKHAGDLPQHLQVMINLLRCEDRIKLAVRLESVWTDRVRYMVVVYSSGRQDTEENILLGVDFSSKESKSCTIGMVLRLWSDTKIHLDGDGGFSVSTAGRMHIFKPVSVQAMWSALQILHKACEVARRYNYFPGGMALVWATYYESCISSDQSCINEWNAMQDLESTRPDSPALFVDKPTERERTERLIKAKLRSIMMSKDLENVTSKEIRNELEKHMNCNLKEFKEFIDNEMLLILGQMDKPSLIFDHLYLGSEWNASNLEELQGSGIDYILNVTREIDNFFPGLFAYHNIRVYDEETTDLLAHWNEAYHFINKAKKNHSKCLVHCKMGVSRSASTVIAYAMKEFGWSLEKAYNYVKQKRSIARPNAGFMRQLLEYEGILDASKQRHNKLWKQQAESNLPQNTDGTTGSGDFLLESLDIDLENRLADLDTPSQSAFLDNRAGTEVSVGFNYCFHRLSDTLLENKIPGDREGFFHVEELERDALVERAASLVGQPPSVPSEGRLLETVKAVETAEPLAELSSFSEKEVKKKVDFSPRKGRIVLGPGDHREDSIREENPMEKWKRRLSMHKEESRLNRENLNNNNSKRSCPEDFEHDAVFGILSKVKPSYQSCTDCMYSSASLSPDSFGEQCEKLNPSTARRSTTICTQPALLSHINANLADHLPSKAHSEEAIRTKNNEVLLPLSAGTGTLEAGAGKSLDQHCSILEKGKEAPKTPVKTMLPRRNSHCDKSLLNTEVVKDESLVRKDSKPTKDLKYLFSKDLEKPSANSYLMQHQESLIQLQKAGLVRKHTKELERLKSLPSDASSLLRETPLSRVDSGIVEESGDLISHHGLVPLLGPAPLIPEDAENDVEKLEVKRVLEGISQKTSTPVMCRLEHTSSFTKDFLKTICYTPSSSRSSNLTRSSSSDSIHSVRGKPGLVKQRTQEIETRLRLAGLTVSSPLKRSNSLAKLGCLNLSSEDLSSDMDVSTITDSKEAISSKSSMLCEPQSTLRSADITSKLAAKPAVGNLKNTLWMGKS encoded by the exons ATGGTGAAAGGCGCAGCCCTTTTCTTACAACAAGGAAACAGCTCCCAGGGCCAGCGAAGTCTCCAGCATCCTCACAAACATGCAG gTGATTtgccccagcacctccaggtGATGATCAACCTCCTTCGCTGTGAGGATAGGATCAAACTG GCTGTCCGTTTGGAAAGTGTGTGGACAGACCGAGTCCGGTACATGGTGGTTGTGTACAGCAGTGGACGACAGGACACGGAAGAGAATATTCTGCTGGGTGTGGATTTCTCCAGCAAGGAGAG TAAAAGCTGCACTATAGGAATGGTTCTTCGACTGTGGAGTGATACTAAAATCCATCTTGATGGTGATGG TGGCTTCAGCGTGAGCACTGCAGGCAGAATGCACATCTTCAAGCCAGTGTCGGTGCAAGCCATGTG GTCTGCTTTACAGATCCTCCATAAAGCCTGTGAAGTTGCAAGAAGGTACAACTACTTTCCAGGTGGGATGGCCTTGGTCTGGGCCACATACTACGAGAGCTGCATCAGCTCCGACCAGAGCTGCATCAATGAGTGGAATGCAATGCAGGACCTGGAGTCCACCCGTCCCGACTCTCCAGCCCTGTTTGTTGACAA gccaACTGAAAGGGAACGAACAGAACGGCTCATTAAAGCCAAACTCCGGAGCATCATGATGAGCAAAGACCTGGAAAATGTGACTTCTAAGGAG aTACGAAACGAGCTGGAGAAACACATGAATTGCAACTTGAAGGAATTCAAGGAATTTATAGACAATGAAATGCTGCTTATACTGGGTCAGATGGACAAACCATCTCTGATTTTTGATCACTTATATCTG GGGTCCGAGTGGAACGCCTCCAACCTCGAGGAGCTGCAGGGCTCAGG CATCGACTACATTTTGAATGTGACCAGGGAAATTGATAATTTTTTCCCCGGTTTGTTTGCATATCACAATATCCGAGTGTATGACGAGGAGACAACAGACCTCCTGGCTCACTGGAATGAGGCGTACCACTTTATAAATAAGGCCAA GAAGAATCACTCCAAGTGCCTGGTGCACTGCAAAATGGGTGTGAGCCGGTCAGCATCTACCGTTATAGCTTATGCGATGAAGGAGTTTGGCTGGTCACTGGAAAAGGCCTATAATTACGTGAAGCAAAAACGCAGCATTGCAAGACCAAATGCAGGCTTCATGAGACAGCTTTTGGAATACGAAGGCATTTTAGATGCGAG CAAGCAGCGCCACAATAAGCTGtggaagcagcaggcagagagcaACCTACCCCAGAACACAGATGGCACCACGGGGTCGGGCGACTTCTTACTCGAAAGCTTAGACATTGACCTAGAAAACCGCCTCGCTGACCTGGACACACCTTCGCAGTCAGCGTTCCTGGACAACCGCGCCGGCACAGAAGTGTCTGTGGGGTTTAATTACTGCTTCCATCGCCTCTCAGACACACTGCTGGAGAACAAGATCCCCGGTGACAGGGAGGGCTTTTTCCAcgtggaggagctggagcggGATGCGCTTGTGGAGCGCGCTGCCTCGCTGGTCGGACAGCCTCCGTCCGTGCCTTCGGAGGGGAGGCTGCTGGAGACGGTGAAAGCCGTGGAGACAGCAGAGCCGctggcagagctcagcagtTTCAGTGAGAAGGAGGTGAAGAAGAAAGTGGACTTCAGCCCCAGGAAGGGAAGGATAGTGCTAGGCCCTGGGGACCATAGGGAGGACAGTATCAGGGAGGAAAATCCAATGGAAAAGTGGAAGCGGCGTTTGTCTATGCACAAGGAGGAGAGCAGGCTTAATAGAGAGAACTtgaataacaacaacagcaaaaggagTTGCCCAGAGGATTTTGAG caTGATGCAGTGTTTGGGATCCTCAGTAAGGTCAAGCCTTCCTATCAATCTTGCACTGACTGCATGTATTCCTCGGCCAGTTTGTCTCCCGACTCCTTCGGGGAGCAGTGCGAAAAGCTGAACCCCAGCACTGCACGTCGCAGCACCACCATCTGCACGCAGCCAGCCCTCCTCTCCCACATCAATGCCAACTTGGCAGACCACCTGCCCAGCAAGGCACACTCAGAGGAAGCAATCAGAACTAAAAATAATGAGGTTCTGCTTCCTCTGTCGGCAGGAACCGGTACTTTGGAGGCTGGCGCTGGCAAATCGCTTGATCAACACTGCAGCattttggagaaaggaaaagaggcaCCAAAAACCCCAGTCAAAACGATGCTGCCCAGGAGAAACTCACACTGTGACAAGAGCCTCCTTAACACAGAAGTGGTAAAAGATGAGTCTCTAGTCAGAAAAGATAGCAAACCTACCAAGGATCTGAAGTACTTGTTCAGCAAAGACTTGGAAAAGCCAAGTGCAAACAGTTACTTGATGCAGCATCAGGAGTCTCTCattcagctgcagaaagcaggctTGGTTAGGAAACACACCAAAGAGCTGGAGCGGTTGAAAAGCCTGCCCTCAGATGCCTCCTCACTGCTCAGAGAGACCCCCCTGAGCAGAGTTGACTCGGGCATTGTAGAGGAAAGTGGGGATTTGATCTCGCATCATGGCCTTGTACCTCTTCTGGGACCAGCACCGTTGATACCTGAAGATGCAGAAAACGATGTGGAGAAGTTAGAGGTGAAGCGCGTCTTGGAGGGGATCTCTCAGAAAACCTCCACGCCTGTCATGTGTCGGTTGGAGCACACGAGCAGTTTCACCAAGGACTTCCTGAAGACCATCTGCTacactccctcctcctcccggaGCTCCAACCTGACACGTAGCTCCAGCAGTGACAGTATCCACAGCGTGCGGGGCAAGCCTGGCCTGGTGAAGCAGCGAACTCAGGAAATTGAGACCAGGCTGCGGCTGGCTGGCTTGACTGTGTCTTCTCCTCTGAAGAGGTCCAATTCTCTCGCCAAGCTAGGATGTCTTAACTTGTCCTCTGAGGACTTATCAAGTGACATGGATGTGTCAACCATAACGGACTCAAAAGAGGCCATTTCAAGCAAGTCTTCCATGCTCTGTGAGCCACAATCCACGCTGAGGAGTGCAGACATCACCTCCAAACTGGCAGCAAAGCCAGCAGTTGGAAACTTGAAGAACACGCTTTGGATGGGCAAAAGTTGA
- the SSH1 gene encoding protein phosphatase Slingshot homolog 1 isoform X1, translated as MALVTLQRSPTPSAASSASTSELEVGSDEERKLNVSLSESFFMVKGAALFLQQGNSSQGQRSLQHPHKHAGDLPQHLQVMINLLRCEDRIKLAVRLESVWTDRVRYMVVVYSSGRQDTEENILLGVDFSSKESKSCTIGMVLRLWSDTKIHLDGDGGFSVSTAGRMHIFKPVSVQAMWSALQILHKACEVARRYNYFPGGMALVWATYYESCISSDQSCINEWNAMQDLESTRPDSPALFVDKPTERERTERLIKAKLRSIMMSKDLENVTSKEIRNELEKHMNCNLKEFKEFIDNEMLLILGQMDKPSLIFDHLYLGSEWNASNLEELQGSGIDYILNVTREIDNFFPGLFAYHNIRVYDEETTDLLAHWNEAYHFINKAKKNHSKCLVHCKMGVSRSASTVIAYAMKEFGWSLEKAYNYVKQKRSIARPNAGFMRQLLEYEGILDASKQRHNKLWKQQAESNLPQNTDGTTGSGDFLLESLDIDLENRLADLDTPSQSAFLDNRAGTEVSVGFNYCFHRLSDTLLENKIPGDREGFFHVEELERDALVERAASLVGQPPSVPSEGRLLETVKAVETAEPLAELSSFSEKEVKKKVDFSPRKGRIVLGPGDHREDSIREENPMEKWKRRLSMHKEESRLNRENLNNNNSKRSCPEDFEHDAVFGILSKVKPSYQSCTDCMYSSASLSPDSFGEQCEKLNPSTARRSTTICTQPALLSHINANLADHLPSKAHSEEAIRTKNNEVLLPLSAGTGTLEAGAGKSLDQHCSILEKGKEAPKTPVKTMLPRRNSHCDKSLLNTEVVKDESLVRKDSKPTKDLKYLFSKDLEKPSANSYLMQHQESLIQLQKAGLVRKHTKELERLKSLPSDASSLLRETPLSRVDSGIVEESGDLISHHGLVPLLGPAPLIPEDAENDVEKLEVKRVLEGISQKTSTPVMCRLEHTSSFTKDFLKTICYTPSSSRSSNLTRSSSSDSIHSVRGKPGLVKQRTQEIETRLRLAGLTVSSPLKRSNSLAKLGCLNLSSEDLSSDMDVSTITDSKEAISSKSSMLCEPQSTLRSADITSKLAAKPAVGNLKNTLWMGKS; from the exons atggcgCTGGTCACGCTGCAGCGCTCGCCGACCCCCAGCGCCGCCTCCTCGGCCAGCACCAGCGAG CTGGAGGTTGGCAGTGATGAAGAACGTAAATTAAATGTGAG CCTAAGCGAGAGCTTTTTCATGGTGAAAGGCGCAGCCCTTTTCTTACAACAAGGAAACAGCTCCCAGGGCCAGCGAAGTCTCCAGCATCCTCACAAACATGCAG gTGATTtgccccagcacctccaggtGATGATCAACCTCCTTCGCTGTGAGGATAGGATCAAACTG GCTGTCCGTTTGGAAAGTGTGTGGACAGACCGAGTCCGGTACATGGTGGTTGTGTACAGCAGTGGACGACAGGACACGGAAGAGAATATTCTGCTGGGTGTGGATTTCTCCAGCAAGGAGAG TAAAAGCTGCACTATAGGAATGGTTCTTCGACTGTGGAGTGATACTAAAATCCATCTTGATGGTGATGG TGGCTTCAGCGTGAGCACTGCAGGCAGAATGCACATCTTCAAGCCAGTGTCGGTGCAAGCCATGTG GTCTGCTTTACAGATCCTCCATAAAGCCTGTGAAGTTGCAAGAAGGTACAACTACTTTCCAGGTGGGATGGCCTTGGTCTGGGCCACATACTACGAGAGCTGCATCAGCTCCGACCAGAGCTGCATCAATGAGTGGAATGCAATGCAGGACCTGGAGTCCACCCGTCCCGACTCTCCAGCCCTGTTTGTTGACAA gccaACTGAAAGGGAACGAACAGAACGGCTCATTAAAGCCAAACTCCGGAGCATCATGATGAGCAAAGACCTGGAAAATGTGACTTCTAAGGAG aTACGAAACGAGCTGGAGAAACACATGAATTGCAACTTGAAGGAATTCAAGGAATTTATAGACAATGAAATGCTGCTTATACTGGGTCAGATGGACAAACCATCTCTGATTTTTGATCACTTATATCTG GGGTCCGAGTGGAACGCCTCCAACCTCGAGGAGCTGCAGGGCTCAGG CATCGACTACATTTTGAATGTGACCAGGGAAATTGATAATTTTTTCCCCGGTTTGTTTGCATATCACAATATCCGAGTGTATGACGAGGAGACAACAGACCTCCTGGCTCACTGGAATGAGGCGTACCACTTTATAAATAAGGCCAA GAAGAATCACTCCAAGTGCCTGGTGCACTGCAAAATGGGTGTGAGCCGGTCAGCATCTACCGTTATAGCTTATGCGATGAAGGAGTTTGGCTGGTCACTGGAAAAGGCCTATAATTACGTGAAGCAAAAACGCAGCATTGCAAGACCAAATGCAGGCTTCATGAGACAGCTTTTGGAATACGAAGGCATTTTAGATGCGAG CAAGCAGCGCCACAATAAGCTGtggaagcagcaggcagagagcaACCTACCCCAGAACACAGATGGCACCACGGGGTCGGGCGACTTCTTACTCGAAAGCTTAGACATTGACCTAGAAAACCGCCTCGCTGACCTGGACACACCTTCGCAGTCAGCGTTCCTGGACAACCGCGCCGGCACAGAAGTGTCTGTGGGGTTTAATTACTGCTTCCATCGCCTCTCAGACACACTGCTGGAGAACAAGATCCCCGGTGACAGGGAGGGCTTTTTCCAcgtggaggagctggagcggGATGCGCTTGTGGAGCGCGCTGCCTCGCTGGTCGGACAGCCTCCGTCCGTGCCTTCGGAGGGGAGGCTGCTGGAGACGGTGAAAGCCGTGGAGACAGCAGAGCCGctggcagagctcagcagtTTCAGTGAGAAGGAGGTGAAGAAGAAAGTGGACTTCAGCCCCAGGAAGGGAAGGATAGTGCTAGGCCCTGGGGACCATAGGGAGGACAGTATCAGGGAGGAAAATCCAATGGAAAAGTGGAAGCGGCGTTTGTCTATGCACAAGGAGGAGAGCAGGCTTAATAGAGAGAACTtgaataacaacaacagcaaaaggagTTGCCCAGAGGATTTTGAG caTGATGCAGTGTTTGGGATCCTCAGTAAGGTCAAGCCTTCCTATCAATCTTGCACTGACTGCATGTATTCCTCGGCCAGTTTGTCTCCCGACTCCTTCGGGGAGCAGTGCGAAAAGCTGAACCCCAGCACTGCACGTCGCAGCACCACCATCTGCACGCAGCCAGCCCTCCTCTCCCACATCAATGCCAACTTGGCAGACCACCTGCCCAGCAAGGCACACTCAGAGGAAGCAATCAGAACTAAAAATAATGAGGTTCTGCTTCCTCTGTCGGCAGGAACCGGTACTTTGGAGGCTGGCGCTGGCAAATCGCTTGATCAACACTGCAGCattttggagaaaggaaaagaggcaCCAAAAACCCCAGTCAAAACGATGCTGCCCAGGAGAAACTCACACTGTGACAAGAGCCTCCTTAACACAGAAGTGGTAAAAGATGAGTCTCTAGTCAGAAAAGATAGCAAACCTACCAAGGATCTGAAGTACTTGTTCAGCAAAGACTTGGAAAAGCCAAGTGCAAACAGTTACTTGATGCAGCATCAGGAGTCTCTCattcagctgcagaaagcaggctTGGTTAGGAAACACACCAAAGAGCTGGAGCGGTTGAAAAGCCTGCCCTCAGATGCCTCCTCACTGCTCAGAGAGACCCCCCTGAGCAGAGTTGACTCGGGCATTGTAGAGGAAAGTGGGGATTTGATCTCGCATCATGGCCTTGTACCTCTTCTGGGACCAGCACCGTTGATACCTGAAGATGCAGAAAACGATGTGGAGAAGTTAGAGGTGAAGCGCGTCTTGGAGGGGATCTCTCAGAAAACCTCCACGCCTGTCATGTGTCGGTTGGAGCACACGAGCAGTTTCACCAAGGACTTCCTGAAGACCATCTGCTacactccctcctcctcccggaGCTCCAACCTGACACGTAGCTCCAGCAGTGACAGTATCCACAGCGTGCGGGGCAAGCCTGGCCTGGTGAAGCAGCGAACTCAGGAAATTGAGACCAGGCTGCGGCTGGCTGGCTTGACTGTGTCTTCTCCTCTGAAGAGGTCCAATTCTCTCGCCAAGCTAGGATGTCTTAACTTGTCCTCTGAGGACTTATCAAGTGACATGGATGTGTCAACCATAACGGACTCAAAAGAGGCCATTTCAAGCAAGTCTTCCATGCTCTGTGAGCCACAATCCACGCTGAGGAGTGCAGACATCACCTCCAAACTGGCAGCAAAGCCAGCAGTTGGAAACTTGAAGAACACGCTTTGGATGGGCAAAAGTTGA